One Malus domestica chromosome 11, GDT2T_hap1 genomic region harbors:
- the LOC103448380 gene encoding ribonuclease 3-like protein 2 isoform X1 encodes MICIVDRTVQPSPEIQQSVAAVEQIVGYNFRNKRLLEEALTHSSYSESPSYQRLEFIGDAALSLALSNYFFLAYPGVDPGTLSLLRSANVSTEKLARVAVRHGLYRHLRHNAPALRDKVREFTEAVTREDETPLVYRGSVRAPKVLADMVESVAAAMYVDLNFDLEKLWMKFRRLLEPIVTLEEVKSQPQPVTVLFELCQKHGKHVDIKHWRDETKSIASVYVDGVFVASGSSEQKEIAKLDAAKIALFKLSKSLGVSGRSMEFIAGNDGKFQIEEAKQKLHELCDKKKWPKPIYTIEKDEGPSHEKRFVSLVKISTADGVLCMVGDERSRIKDADNSAASSMICALQESGYI; translated from the exons ATGATTTGCATCGTGGATCGTACGGTCCAGCCGTCGCCGGAAATTCAGCAGTCCGTGGCAGCCGTGGAGCAAATCGTGGGCTACAATTTCAGGAACAAGAGGCTTCTAGAAGAAGCCTTGACCCACTCCTCCTACTCCGAATCCCCGTCGTACCAGCGCCTCGAATTCATCGGCGACGCCGCTCTCAGCCTCGCCCTCAGCAACTACTTCTTCCTTGCTTATCCTGGGGTCGACCCCGGCACTCTCTCTCTGCTGCGCTCCGCCAATGTCAGCACCGAGAAGCTCGCACGTGTGGCTGTCCGGCACGGCCTTTACCGCCACCTCCGCCACAATGCACCTGCTCTCCGCGATAAG GTTAGGGAGTTTACTGAAGCTGTCACTAGAGAAGACGAGACGCCGCTTGTATATCGTGGTTCCGTGAGAGCTCCTAAGGTTCTTGCGGATATGGTGGAGTCTGTGGCAGCAGCTatgtatgttgacttgaactttgatcTGGAAAAATTGTGGATG AAATTTAGGCGCCTTTTGGAGCCTATTGTTACTCTTGAAGAAGTGAAAAGTCAACCGCAACCTGTTACAGTGTTGTTTGAGCTTTGCCAGAAGCACGGGAAACATGTTGATATCAAGCATTGGAGAGATGAGACCAAAAGTATTGCTAGTGTCTATGTTGATGGCGtgtttgttgcctcgggttctTCTGAGCAGAAGGAGATTGCCAAACTCGATGCTGCTAAGATAGCTCTTTTTAAGTTGTCGAAATCGTTGGGTGTAAGTGGCAGATCGATGGAGTTTATTGCCGGAAATGATGGTAAGTttcaaattgaagaagcaaaacaAAAGTTGCATGAGCTTTGTGACAAGAAGAAGTGGCCTAAACCAATTTACAC CATTGAGAAAGATGAAGGTCCTTCACATGAGAAGAGATTTGTATCGTTGGTCAAAATTTCAACTGCGGATGGTGTGCTATGCATGGTGGGAGATGAAAGGTCGAGAATAAAAGATGCGGACAACTCTGCAGCTTCGTCTATGATCTGTGCTTTACAAGAATCTGGTTATATATGA
- the LOC103448380 gene encoding ribonuclease 3-like protein 2 isoform X2 has product MICIVDRTVQPSPEIQQSVAAVEQIVGYNFRNKRLLEEALTHSSYSESPSYQRLEFIGDAALSLALSNYFFLAYPGVDPGTLSLLRSANVSTEKLARVAVRHGLYRHLRHNAPALRDKVREFTEAVTREDETPLVYRGSVRAPKVLADMVESVAAAMYVDLNFDLEKLWMKFRRLLEPIVTLEEVKSQPQPVTVLFELCQKHGKHVDIKHWRDETKSIASVYVDGVFVASGSSEQKEIAKLDAAKIALFKLSKSLGVSGRSMEFIAGNDALRKMKVLHMRRDLYRWSKFQLRMVCYAWWEMKGRE; this is encoded by the exons ATGATTTGCATCGTGGATCGTACGGTCCAGCCGTCGCCGGAAATTCAGCAGTCCGTGGCAGCCGTGGAGCAAATCGTGGGCTACAATTTCAGGAACAAGAGGCTTCTAGAAGAAGCCTTGACCCACTCCTCCTACTCCGAATCCCCGTCGTACCAGCGCCTCGAATTCATCGGCGACGCCGCTCTCAGCCTCGCCCTCAGCAACTACTTCTTCCTTGCTTATCCTGGGGTCGACCCCGGCACTCTCTCTCTGCTGCGCTCCGCCAATGTCAGCACCGAGAAGCTCGCACGTGTGGCTGTCCGGCACGGCCTTTACCGCCACCTCCGCCACAATGCACCTGCTCTCCGCGATAAG GTTAGGGAGTTTACTGAAGCTGTCACTAGAGAAGACGAGACGCCGCTTGTATATCGTGGTTCCGTGAGAGCTCCTAAGGTTCTTGCGGATATGGTGGAGTCTGTGGCAGCAGCTatgtatgttgacttgaactttgatcTGGAAAAATTGTGGATG AAATTTAGGCGCCTTTTGGAGCCTATTGTTACTCTTGAAGAAGTGAAAAGTCAACCGCAACCTGTTACAGTGTTGTTTGAGCTTTGCCAGAAGCACGGGAAACATGTTGATATCAAGCATTGGAGAGATGAGACCAAAAGTATTGCTAGTGTCTATGTTGATGGCGtgtttgttgcctcgggttctTCTGAGCAGAAGGAGATTGCCAAACTCGATGCTGCTAAGATAGCTCTTTTTAAGTTGTCGAAATCGTTGGGTGTAAGTGGCAGATCGATGGAGTTTATTGCCGGAAATGATG CATTGAGAAAGATGAAGGTCCTTCACATGAGAAGAGATTTGTATCGTTGGTCAAAATTTCAACTGCGGATGGTGTGCTATGCATGGTGGGAGATGAAAGGTCGAGAATAA
- the LOC103448382 gene encoding uncharacterized protein has translation MSAPFGGPIGSNPSAAGAQPNRDPNMASAEQLVLELSNPQLRENALLELSKKRELFQDLAPLLWNSFGTIAALLQEIVSIYPVLSPPNLTPAQSNRVCNALALLQCVASHPDTRMLFLNAHIPLYLYPFLNTTSKSRPFEYLRLTSLGVIGALVKVDDTEVISFLLSTEIIPLCLRTMEMGSELSKTVATFIVQKILLDDVGLDYICTTAERFFAVGRVLGTMVASLADQPSSRLLKHIIRCYLRLSDNPRACDALRSCLPDMLRDATFSVSLREDPTTRRWLQQLLHNVGVSRVPALQGGGGFDQMMMN, from the exons ATGAGCGCACCGTTTGGAGGCCCGATCGGTTCTAACCCCAGTGCTGCCGGAGCCCAGCCGAACAGGGACCCGAACATGGCGTCGGCGGAGCAGTTGGTGCTCGAACTCAGCAACCCCCAACTTCGTGAAAACGCGCTCCTTGAACTCTCCAAG AAGAGAGAATTATTTCAAGATTTGGCTCCATTGTTGTGGAATTCTTTTGGTACTATAGCTGCTCTGTTACAG GAGATAGTTTCAATATACCCTGTTCTGTCCCCACCAAATTTAACTCCTGCCCAATCAAATCGAGTTTGCAATGCTCTAGCGCTTCTTCAG TGTGTGGCATCACACCCAGACACAAGGATGTTGTTCCTTAACG CTCATATACCTTTATATTTGTACCCTTTCCTTAATACAACAAGCAAGTCAAGGCCTTTCGAGTACTTGAGACTCACTAGCTTAGGAGTCATTGGTGCCTTAGTGAAG GTCGACGATACAGAAGTGATTAGTTTTCTTCTATCAACTGAAATAATCCCGTTGTGCCTGCGAACTATGGAAATGGGTAGTGAACTGTCAAAAACA GTGGCGACATTTATTGTTCAAAAGATTTTGTTGGATGACGTAGGCTTGGATTATATCTGTACTACAGCTGAGCGTTTTTTCGCAGTGGGTCGAGTCTTGGGAACCATGGTTGCATCACTTGCTGACCAGCCTTCATCTCGCTTGCTAAAACATATTATCCGATGTTATCTACGATTGTCAGATAACCCAAG GGCTTGTGATGCTTTGAGGAGCTGTCTTCCCGATATGTTGAGAGATGCTACCTTCAGTGTTTCCCTCCGT GAAGATCCAACGACAAGGAGATGGCTGCAGCAGTTGCTTCACAACGTTGGTGTTAGTCGGGTTCCTGCGCTTCAGGGTGGAGGAGGATTTGATCAGATGATGATGAACTAA